The Punica granatum isolate Tunisia-2019 chromosome 4, ASM765513v2, whole genome shotgun sequence sequence ATATACGTACTGGCACACTTGTGGCGGGGATGAGATCCATCTATTCCTATCATCTTGTACCCACAACGGTTTCATCACTGGGCTTCTCCCGATGGCTCCTGTTTGGAAGTACCGATACATTCATGTCCCCAGTCTGATACTATAAGCATGTGCTTGATAACtatttaatcaaataaatgcttaaaaattagttacaagttagttataatggaaaaaatgaatgtgaaaaagaggaaaagagaaaagttaattgtccaaactacttaatcattgattaaaaatcacttaatgattaagtcaACTGTTATTACTTGCTCATTAAATAGATTTTGACTCAATGATTAAGTAGATTTGAGCAaaatcttttctcttttcatcttcttcccatTCATTTTCCGTTATAATTAACTTGTCACtaacttttaagcacttaattgaTTAAGTAGTTATCAAACGCATGCTAAGTATTGAGAATCTTCCTGTCCATAACATCTTCTCTTAAGATGACAGCTGATGCTGAATTTCCTATTTGTTAGTGTGATGGCGATGTTGTGCTGCTCTCTCTTGCAAATTTACTAGCATTAGCCCAGGATTTGTTCCTGAACCTTACTCAACAACTTGTTGATTCTTGACCCATAACTTTCGACCTACGGACTGATTGAAGTTTCCTACTAACCTGGTAAGCACTCAAGCCTGCTGAATTTCCTTGCCTAACCGATGCAATAATTGATGAAAGAGAATAGGACAATGGTCCGAGCCAAAAGTCGCTTTTAAGTAATGCAGGGTGCCACTCCATACTTTGCTAAAGTCAGGTCCAGCTCTCTTGTCACCAAATTATATGGTGTATATCTATGATCTTAGATAAAGTATCTGAACTCCCGTGAAACCCCAAATCTTGGACACTCTGAGACTGCAGGAGCAAACACCCGTCAGCCACCTCCCCGTGTCAGCTCATACGGTAGGCGGTAGTCACAAACAGTAATCTATGTAATTAAAGCAACAGGAACTGTCTAGCCAAGTCAACAAGGAGTCCAGGAGCTACTCCAGTAAAGTCAACTCCGATGCGGAAGGCAGATCAGATCCTTTGAAATTCTTTTATGCAACGAGCGTATAGGAATTTAATGAGATTTTTCATATTGAAACTATCATAGTTGGATGAGCTATATATATGACTGCCTACAAGCAGAGTGGTGCAAATTGAATAAGAAATGAAAGCACAGGCAGGGCAGTTGATTACGAGCTTCTGAGTCATTTCAATGGCACCATAGAGAACAGTTCCGGGAAGCTACTTCATTACGAATCTTGTTTCCCTTTCAATCTCTGACACTAATTGTTTGGCATCTTTATAGGTCAAGTTCTGTATGTGAGCTGAAACAAGTATGCTGGCTCGAAGTTACAGGTGCAGTTGGTGTAAGGACTGGGAAGAAGTACGAGATCGGTTTTCGAGTTTCATTAAAGCCAGATGCCTTTGGGTGGGGTGAAACTCCTCTGTATTTAATGGCTAAATTGGGCAAGCAAGGGAAATACAAGAAGAAGTCGATCTACTTACAAGACGagcaaagggaaaaagaattCGACGTCCCAAAGGATCGGTTTGTCATTGAAGTTTCATCAACATTAGAAGATAGCACTATCTATTTTGGTCTATATGAAGTGTGGAGTGGCAAGTGGAAAGGTGGCCTTCAGATACATTATGCATTTGTGAAGGAGGTGACCAGCTAGAGCTGCTAGATAAGATTTACAACATGATAAATGCGATTACTAGCTCGTAATAGTCTAAATTCGTAGAAGATTTCATAAGGGCCTTGTATTCTGACATCCATTGTCCATTCAATATATCTTGACAGCTTCAATTTCCCCCTTTTTATCTTCTAATATCCGTAATGATGCCTTGTACTCTGCAATAGTTGCATTTTGTCTTTCCTGCAGAAATAGAGAAAGATCACTACAACACTATCTGTCTCCAGGATCATCTTTCTCCATTTCCATTGACCGGTAGTCAAGTTGAGCCCTTCTTTGATTGTTGGTGCCTTATCCAGGCCGGCATCAACGGAGTAAACCTGCAGGAACTTTTGTTGCTCCTCCCAGCACATCTGGCCGTTCCAGCGTCCTGCATTCCCTCCTCTTGTCTTTATCATCAGTGTCTCCAGAGCACTCCCTTCATCTCGCTTGATCACATCTTGCTttccatatatgtatatgtatatatatatatacactagcGAAAAATTCCCTACATGCATAGGGAAACGGGAAATATTGACAATTAAACATCAtcgttaaataattttaaaataatatgaattatattttataagaaCAATTGCAGTAAGTctcattaattaaataattttcgtAAAATCTATTACGTTCAGTATGACAATTTAATACTCctgttaaaatatattatataatatatgattaatCATTTAGAAAGGTACGACCTTaacattttttcctaaatataacattacatttgaaaaataacacAGAAACATttgcatattttttaaatatagcacAACCTTTGGAGAGTAGCATGAAAATACACGACATTTGTACTTTTTCCAAATATATAAcgatatttaaaaaatagcacaAAAAGGCACAATGCGCACTCCTGCCCAAACGACTAATGGTGAGTCGTGCCTACCCCCACAAATGAGCCACCTGcgattctctctctccaccGTAACAAGGCGAGTCACGGCCCCGAGAGCCGGCTGACCCACAACACTACCGCCCCGCGACCACATTCGAAGATGACCGGGGCATCCCTGCCAAGCGCGACAATAAGATCAACAGATACAATAACAGCCCCACCGGCCATCCCTCGGGGAAGCCAACTCTCAATCGAGCTAAGCTCACCTCCTTCTGCATCTTGCTCGAATTCCAGCACTCTTCGCGCCTTGCGCAATCTCAAACACTCTTTGCGCCTTGCAGACTCTTCAACACATCTGCGCTTCCTGCACATCCGGGCCATGCCCGAACATTTACTTTTATGTTTGCACTTCCTATGCACCCGGGATAATCGGCTTTACTTTCCTATCCCCGCTTCCTATGCACCCATGATCATCTCGATTTTACTTTCTTGCTAGCGCCCTATGCTCGGGCCATGCCTGACTTTACTTTCCTACTGACACCCTGCACCTAGGCCATGCCCGACTTTACTTCACTACTGGCGCCCTGCACCCAGGCATTGCCCGACTTTACTTTCCTGCTAGCACCCGAGCCATtctcgagtttactttcctgttGACGCTCTGTGCCTAGGCCTTGCCCGACTTCACTTTCCAGTTGGCACCTTGCGCCCGGGCCCTACCTGACTGTACTTTTTTGCTGGAGCCCTGTGTTCAGGCCCTACttgagtttactttcttgcggTGCTTTGCGCCCAGGCCCTGTctaactttacttttctgccgAGCCCAATCCCACCTTTACTTTCCTGCTAGGCTCGGTCCCACCTTTACTTTCTTATCGGGCCTAATCTCGACCTTTATTTTTCTGCCAGTCTTAGTCCCAACCGAGGACTCCTTGTCCTTGGGTTCGTCCCGATCTTTACTTCCCTTTCCATACCCCATCTACGACAATAAATCTGAGTGGTCTTCTTCGACATAATCCAAAGGCGAGAGGGGAAATGGCCATTGGAGATGCCATGACGACCGAGACTCCTTGTCCTTGGGTTCGTCTTGATCGTTACTTCCCTTTCCATGCCCCATCTACGACAATAAACTCGTGTGCTTGTGCTGTCTTCTCCGTCATAATCTAAAGGCGATGAGGGGAAATGGTCATTGGAGGTGCCATGGAAACCGCCGGGACCAAACCAGGATTTTTCTCAAAGTCTTTGGCCGCATCCTCCAATCGAACATCCAGGCAAAAAGGAGCAAGCTATCAGCACTCCGTTTTGGTTCACCAGTTCTTAGGAGAGGCCATCAAAAGGTCCCTGACTACGACTTCCTGAGCTCTAATAGAAAACGGCCTGGCAAACcacgggacactattcatagCTGGGTCAATAGGGGCAACTAGACGACCCTTGAGCATGACAATATAGGAGGCCTCAAGGTTCCCCAGTAGGTCCCAAGAGAGTAACCGAAGAAACGAGATGACGCGTGATCTCGGGCTAATAGAAAGCGACTCTATCAGCACTATTCAATCCCGGCTCACTGGGCATAAAAAGGTAACCAATATGGGGTTGTAGAATCAATCTTGGTACTAAATTGATGAAGAGCATCTCTGATCACACTCCGCAAGTCCTTCGCTTGAGCTGGGGCACTCCTGAGTAATTGCATATACATTTCTGAGAGGCTTCCTAAGTCACCGACGCGTCAGGCAAATCGCTAACACACGAGGTCAGGTCTGACCAAGCCCAGGGATTCTGAAGACCATGTAGCAAATTCCACAAGTGACTCCCGAGTGGAAAAAGGGACCCTTTTAGTAAGGTTCCCAAGCCAGTGGCCCATCAGGCGAAATGTTAGCATCCGAGGTCAGGCCCGGCTAGTTCGAGTAACCTCAAGGACTAGGAAGGACATTTTCAGATCAAACTGCACATCTTATTCAGTCTTCCCGAGTAGCTCCGAAAAGGTCTCAAATGCCGTCGGATAAAATTTTGTGATCCGTTTTCGACAAACGGAGAACATAGTGAGTTCCGGACACTTCGA is a genomic window containing:
- the LOC116202651 gene encoding protein PHLOEM PROTEIN 2-LIKE A9-like: MASKTPHHEAEAILMEEDKDECISPRRLNITWGNDLRYWQWYDYTERSSSVCELKQVCWLEVTGAVGVRTGKKYEIGFRVSLKPDAFGWGETPLYLMAKLGKQGKYKKKSIYLQDEQREKEFDVPKDRFVIEVSSTLEDSTIYFGLYEVWSGKWKGGLQIHYAFVKEVTS